The Gossypium arboreum isolate Shixiya-1 chromosome 4, ASM2569848v2, whole genome shotgun sequence DNA segment aaaagattttttttaaaaataacaatcaaatttatccataaaatttgatAAAGTGTGTTCTAATTAAGGATATTATACAGAGTTTTTTCCCGCTAATTTAAtaagaattattttattttatttttatgaacaaTTCTCTATTAATTAAaagaatgataataaaataaaataaaataaacccaaACAAAGGAATATTCTAGTAAATCATAAAAACAAATTGTCTTTATCTACAATTAATTTGTGTGACATATTTGCTTTTGTAATAAATTTACGAATTTCCACAAACTTCTACAATTAATTTGGTCAAATATCTTGAAATAAAAATTGAGACAAGTCTCGAATTTCCACAAACTtctagaataaataaaataaaattttatgtagGATAAACTACATCAATTAtccttaaattttatttaaaattatatttcggTCAtccaacttttaaaaattttataatagcCACTAATATtatcaaattattatatttttatcactCAGTTGTTAACTTTTGTTAAAAAAGTAATGTTGCACATTAATTGAAAGGGTTAATAGCTAATTTGATCATGAGTTATAGtcaattaaaattttcttaacaataattgtaaaaaatttaaaaatccttaaaataaataaaagaatttatataaaaatcaatTGCAGCGAGGAAAAATCAAGAATTTAACAGCTAATTTTTCAGCATCCAATCTCATAAAAAATTAGTTGAAATGTCACAAAAAATACCCATTCACTTGATCCTACATGTTTTTTTTCATTTGCTTTGTTGCGCTATGCTCTCTTCATTTAATCTTTCTTTACCCTTTTTTTCATGTATATCTGTGTTGGCTCTGTTTTTCTCAgatcattaaaaataaatatatatttatattttatttataattaaaagtaaaatcttgacttgaaatttaagaaaaaatagAGGGTTTGGAGAAGAAAAAGAGTAATttgtattataaatttaaaaaaatccaaaatttcaaaaaaaaattgaaatttaacaaAGACCCGAACAAAATAATAGAACATTTTGCTCTTCTCTTTTgccctcttctttctttttttctttataatTATCAGAAAATCTTACAAATAGGTCGTTGATGATAGAACTTTTTATGATGCTTAATAATGAAAGCAGTGTTGCAAACCTAGATTTTACATCTTGAAAACTCAAGAAGCAACAATCGATCTAATAGTAAAATCTGAATATTGCATTGATATGTATTTTGTTAGTGctttgagaaataaaataaacaaaatttgcaAAGCAATTTCTGGGTATAACAACATGTTGTTGATTTGATTGAAGGTGTTCATCAATGGTAGAAAACAAATAGAgtttagtttgaaaattttaattttttatataataaaatttgcaaaaaatgttagtttaaaattttttagttttaattataaGAATTTTtacatttatacatatttaatttttatttttaaaatttatgatttttaattatttttataaattttaaataattgttaacctaatatttttttttacaattattgttaagaaaacattaaaaatatcaaaatgattTTTAACTATACCCAATGACCGAATTAACTATTAACCCATTAAATTGCAACGCTACTTTTTTAATGATAGCCAACAAATGAGTGAAAAAATTGTAACTAATTGATAACTTTAGTGACTATtatgtaacttttaaaattttggtgactgaaatgtaattttaaacaaaatttagGATAGTTGGTGGAATTTACCCTtttatataagataaaattttataatagtaaataatatatcattattcttattatatatatacatatatttatgacATCCATATTATCCACAATATTTTACTTGACCAGGTATATTATTTTATTAGCTCAAAGGTCTATTATATAATCAAAAGATATTCTAAATAATCTCATCCATCAATTACAGTAATATTAAACTAATGCTACTTTTTTTACATAtattgtaattaaattttattatcgaTCATGTATATTAATACAACCAAGTGACATAGATAAACACGAAAATATAATTTAGAAATTACATGCATAATGTGATGTGTAATTACATGTGATAAAAGGAATCATTTCATGTGAAAAAATATTGCtatcatatattttttttaattagtttaCGTAGATTGAATCCTCACTTCTCGGCATCTTGCTGATAGAAGATTACTCTTGGCTTTCCTTGTCTTAACACATGCAACTACAAAATCACAAACACTGCGTAATCTGTATAGGCATAAAGTTAAATTTGTTGATGGGACACTTATCCGAGACCTCGTTTGAACTTATAGagggtttgagtaaaaatattaaatttgaaaaaaaaatttggacaaaaaactaaattcatttaaaatatgAACCAGTCTCGACTTGAACATTtatttgtaatattttatattatgttatttttatatattattaatttataacacataaaaattaaatctacaCTAATATATAACATtactatatataaatgaaaaatatgaacgGACTTAAAAAGGATTTAGGTTAACCATTTACAAATATAGgtagattttggaaaaaaaatttaaacccatATTTCAAGTAAAAACTTGGGCCTAAACTAAGTTTGTTGATAGCTAGATGAGTTTTCAAGTATCTTATTTTTCTTCGGTTAGTATTTGgtacattaacaattttttttctattccACAAATAGTTTTAAAAAGTTATCATatgtcttcttcttcttttttaaaaaaaaattagtttttaaTAATTTACGATACCTTAATGGGACGCTTGTCAACTCCTTACTCCAGCTTGTAAAGTCTAAAAACTTCACAGACTATATATCAAATATTATTCTATTTTCCTTTGTACAAATTGatacttattttacaatttaattgcaAACTTACATTGagtctttcatttattttttgaTATTCGCTTTCACACATTGGGGTTTGCTGAGGGACAATCTGACTCTTTCGGGGACACTAGTCCTCAACAATGGAAAATATCATCTCTCAAGGAAAATCATTTTGTTCCCTCTTGATATGTCGTAATTTGATACGTCAAATTAGGCATTCTAGAATACTTAATGAGTTTGTTCTCAAGTAATTTACGAGTCTCTTTTTATGCCTTTCATTATTTTTTAGTTTCCAGTATTACTAATCGTTTTTATTTGGTTTTACTCATGTTAAGACCTAAATTGACGAAATGGTGTCATTAAGAATCTAATAATGTGCTTAAGTTATGTAGGAGATGACAATGGCCAAACCTACGTTTGACATGGGTGTCGCGACACTGAGCTTCCATTACCTCGAAGGTGAAAGGCTTCAACAAGAAATAAACCTAGAGCAGGCTGTCGAGAGTGTCGCGACACTAAGTGTGTTGTGTTGTAACATTGAGCCCAAAGTCGCTACACCAAGCCTCCAAGGTCGCAATATCACTAATGGTTGTTGAAGTGAAAAAGTCATGGCCATTGTCGAGAATGTCACGACATCGAAAACCTCTAAAGCCAAGAGTGTGCCACTATCAAGGGCATCACAACACTAAAGCTTGGATGTTGTGACGCCGCTGCTTGACAAGGTGAAAAATACTACAAGAGTAGTCTTTTTTCCAACAAAAACCCAAGTCAACCCATAGACTTCAAGGGCAATTTTGTCAATTTTAGGGTTGAAATTTTGTCTATATTAAAGATGTTTTGGCTATTAAACTTAAAAGAGCCACCTTTTAATCTTTTTAGTTTAGTAGTTATTCTAACCACCATTTTTAGATTTTAGTTCTTTACTTTCCTGAGCTTAGTAGTTATAGTTGTTCATTTTATCAGTTTTTACtatagcttttcttttctttgcacTTAGATACATAAACTCTACTTTGTATTTTGATTTTCATTGAAGTTCTTTAATATATTTCAACCTAATTAACTCTCAAAAGTGTATAAATCTCAGCTTTAGTTATGTTTTCTCTTTCATTGTTGTTGCTATCTTCTCCAAAGAACCCATCAGCAACCCCTAAAATTTCTCTAACCttgtttttatgttttctttAATGAATTAATTGAGCATGTACTTGGATGATGTTGTTGTGTTGGTGATGGATAGTAATTAAATTTTATGGTGGTTGGTTGATGGAAATGTTGCATATTTAGTTTTTGGGTCAAGGACTAAAACGTAAAAActagactaaatcgaataaaattCAAAACATAAAATTGACAGCTCTAGGTGAACAATTAGATAGGTAAGACCGAGAGGAGAACCTATTGGGAACCAATTCAATCGTCCTAATTTAGTTTAGTAAAATCGAGAGATACTTGGACTAAATCATCTAATTGGGTAAAATGATGACCGAAAAGTAAAATTGAACCAATTAGGAGTTTGAAGCCTTTAGATCCCTAATCCAAGAATTATGCCACTTTAGCTCTTTGAATTGATTTTTGTGCACTTTTGAttgttttgcaatttaatccttttaagtGTTAGTGCAATTAACCCTTGATAATGATTTGTCGTAATATAATACTTAGTAGTGAGTAACTAGCTAAACTTCTTGTTTGCATGTATTTTCATTGTTGATCACCTTATCACTTGAACTCTCTTGAATTTAGTCCTCGAAAATATTTCGTATTTTATTATAACACAAAAAATTACAACtaacttatcacacttgcaaataaCCATTACGTTTCTGATTGTATTTCTGGTGCAACTCTCAAGGATGCAACTTCTCAATGTGTGCATAAATttcataaactttgaaattgattttgtatttgtATTTGTGCTGCCTTTAGTTGAGTGTTGCACGTTAAACTTGCATCCAATAGAGTTAAAAACTTTTTATGTTATGAATGCTAGATTGATGATGCTTTGTTGTAGGCACTAAATGTTTCAACAATATATAATAGATGCTTTTGCAAGTGTCATGAGACTAGAACTTTAACAAACCACACGACTTTAGACAATTCTTTTGCTTCAAATTTATCTAAGTCAGCTTATctctcaaaaataaaaaatttcaaggaAAATTCTTGAAGACATCAAAAATAAAGCGAAAACAACTAAAAGACAAAAGAACTTGAACCGAACAGAAAAGCCACAAGAAAATAATAGTAATCTCAAAAGTATTCTCTTACTTTGAATAGAATACAAGAAATGATTATAAACGAAAGGGAAAGtccctatttatagttgagctccacCAAATTCAACCGTACAAATTAATTTACATCAACAGCTGAGATTAATGCATATTTACAATATTAGAGTCCTAAtaaatttaaactctatacaatcTTGTCCTTTAAGATTTACAATTACCCTAGTAAATCTAGTTTTACTAGAGTATTTCACTGAATCACCAAAACTTCAAGTCAATAAGTTTTCTCCATGAGTTCCACGAACTGAACCAGGTTAAGTGAGTCAAGTAAGTAGTGTTGACATGAATTCCACGAGTTCCATGAATCCATTAACATGAATGACCATTTTGGTCGAAAAACAGAATAGTTTTTCCTTATTGCCTATTAACCTTAGAGCAGTGTTGACACCTTATCCTTCTAAAACGGAGGTATGACATTTCTTAGATACCTGATGGTTTTATTTTCAAACAGAGGTATGCCATTACATGGAGAGAATTTTAAACAGAGCACAAACCTATTTTCCGATAGCTTTGCACTTCAACATCAATTGTGGAAGTATGTTTTGAAGGCATTGCATCTGCGGCAGCATGTTCTCTTGCACAACACTTAGATTCCAGTAATTCTCTTTCTTCCGGTATTACTGGTAAAGTGATTTCTTGTGTTTCCATCATCCTTATTTTAGATAAGGAGTCTGCTAATTTAGCTTTCACATCCTCTTCAGCTGATGGGATTTCCAATGGCAATATCCTCAAACCTTTCGGTGTTCTTCTCATTAGGGTCTGTAATAGTCTGCTTGGTAGTCTCTCAAACCAGAAATATCAACAGGCACTCTTAGTTTAGGCTGCAAGTAGTAAGCAAAGGGTAATTTATTGCTTGGAGAAAAAATAGAAGCAAAAATCAGTCCTCCACTTATGGCCTTGAAGTGATGAACTTACTCTTCTCAGTTGTTTAATATGTATATTGATCAAGTATAAATGTTGTTAGCAACAATATTTGGTGCACCGAAAATTTTCTGACTGAACTTCATAAcaataaaaagaaagaattttgatGTTCTCACCCGATTTTTAGTTGCATTTTTGCAGTCCATGTATGAAGTGTCATCGCAGACATTAGTTACATCCTTAAGCACTGCCCTTCTTTTAGGCTGAAGACCAACAGTGGCTCCAGATAATGCAAGTCGGGCAAATTTTGACATCCTCCGGCTACTCTACATAGTAAATGCAAGAGAATTCATCATATTGAATCATAAGTGCACATAAAGCTTCTACTCATAGAGAGAAAGCTTTCCTCAGCCTGCTACATATTAGCAGGATACTTCAATGCATGATAAGATAAACCGTCTTGTGTGGAGTATGGCTACTCTGCAAGACAAAATGCAATGAAATGAATTTAGTGGCACTGTACAATTCAATGTACCTCCAAACAGTTCACTGCAACATGCTTTAGATAAATCACCACTTGAATCTCAAAAGTACTTACTTCTCACAACTCTCTTGGCTTTCAAGATACAATGGTCAACAGTTGAAATGGTACGCATATCTGGCTGTATGCCCCTCCTATACATTTCCTCAAAAAGATTTAAAGCCCTTGCTAAATATCCTCTTTTACAATAGCCAGATATAAGAGTCATATATGTCGCATTATCTGGTTCTAATCCTGATTCAATCATTTGATCGAATATCCTAATTGCATCCCAAAGATTGTTTGTCCTACAGTAATAATCAATCAAAACCGTATAGCAAACAACATCAGGTTCTATTTCCTTGTCCTTCATTTCCCTCCAAAAAGTTGAAGCATCCATTATCTTCTTGTCTTTGTTTTGTGGTGCATCAGGACTGGAAAGAGATACCAAATTTAGTTTCAAATGGCTGTTAATCAAGACCGTATAAGTGATAACATCAGGTTTAATTCCTCTTTCATTCATATTATTGAAAAGAAGCAAGGCTTCCTGCAAAAGATTCATCTTGCAGTAGCCACTTATCATTATTGTGTAGATAACTAGATCAGGTGTTTGCCGTCTCGCAAATATTTGATCGAACAACAATTGGGCGTTTATGCAATTTCCTGCCTTAAAAAATGCACCGATGAGTTGACTGTACATTAGTTTGGTAGGTTCAACATTCAAATCAGACATGACCTTCAGTAACATAAGAGCTTTGTAATTTTCACCATCCTTGCAGAGACTACTCAGCAGTTTTGAGCAAGAAGCCTTCCTCACCAGAAATCCCTGATTAGCCAGCTTAAGAAACAATTTAAATGCTTTTTTTGTGAGTCTTGATTCAATATAACCATCAACTAAGGCAGCATCATTTTCAAAACACTTGTCTGGCAAACTATCTAAGAAATCTTCAGCTTCGCTAACCTTACCACCTATGCATAAACCTTTGATGATCATGTTGCGCATGACAATCTCACACTGCAAACCTTGTTTTTCTGCATGATTCAAAAGACCGATAGCCTTTCGTGCATGGCCATTTCGAGCTAAGCCCCCTACAAGGACATTGAAAGAAACAATATCAGGCTTGTGACCATTCTCCAACATCTCCTTGAACAAGTTCACTGCGTCTTCAACTTTACCTTGAAGACAATATCCATTGATTAAAGTGGTATAGTTAATAATATCAGGAGAAATCTGTTTACCCTTCATCTCATCAAGTAATTCTACAGCTTCTTCCACTTTACCTGCCTTGCAGAGAGCATCAGCCACTACATTATAACAAACCTCATCAAGAAATATCCCGAAGTTCGTAAACTTCTTAAATTGATTTACAGCTTCAAAATCCCGGCCCATTTGACACAGGCTTTGAAGAATGTAGCTCAAAATCACACAATTCGTTTTGATACCGTTTGACATCATTTCATCATGAACCTCCAAAGCTCTGTCTATATTACCGCATTTGCAGTATCCTCTGATCAAAGCACCATAAGGAAACGTATCAAGAACAATACCATGCAATTCAGCCTCAAATAAAACATCTGCAGCTTCTTCCAATTTCATCTCATCGCAGAAGCCCTTAATCACAACATAATAAGCAAAGGCATCATCAAGAGGAATCTTTGACTCCCTCCACGCTTTAAGAACTTCATAACCAAACTCTGTTCTTCCATGCATACAAAGCCCTTCGATATAAGTTGTGTAAGCAACAGCATTCGGCCTAACTCTCGCTTCATCCATCTCTTGAAAAATGCCAACAACTTTCTCGAAATTGCCCTTCCTGCAAAATGCCTTAATCATAATGCCATAAGTGTAATCATTTGCCTTCAACCCAAGTCTCTTCAACTGTTGATAAACAGCTATAGCCATATCCACTTTCCCACAACAAATCAAACGATTCATAAGAAAATTACAAGAGAATATATGTGGAATAAATCCCCGCCTTTGAGTTTGAAACAAGATATCAATAACTTCATCAAACATTTCAACACTAACATATGCCTTCACCAATGCATTGGACAATCGAACCAAAAGGTTTGAATCTTCTCCCTCAAGCCCCTCTTCAAGAATTTCAAACAAATCCATGACTTTAAAACCTAAATGTTTCTCTCTCCCAATGATTTCCAACAACACCGAATCCAATTTCCTTTCCCAACAGCACTGACACAATATTCTTATAATTGATGCATATGTACAAACATCATGAGAAAAACCATCTTCTTTCAATCGATTAAAAAATGACAAAGCCTTATCAGGTTGTTCTCTCAAAGTATTCAAAGTTTCAACAACTTCAACTCTATGTAATTCAAAGACTCGGTTAACGAAATGATTCATATTTGGGGTACCAATGATTTCTTGCTCATCTGATGAACTGGATGCTAATTGGTCAAGAGCATAGTGCATCTGCGGTGAAACAAAAATAATTACAACATTCTCAATTTCAATACATTACAAACTCGTATCTCTTACTTCTTGCTTctcaaattaaaaaaagaaaagaaaagaaattgcaaTTAGATGCaatatataagaaataaaatgaaaattgtaaatcaacttttataaaaaaaaaatgtaaccTTATTATAGATAAAGTACATAATACTACTTTTAATTATTAGAATTAAGTCATATTGTTTAGTTGTTTATCCATTTGTATTCAATTATGATTTGGCTTTCACtgtttaacttttaatttgagTCTAGCCAACAGCCATGGGAGAATCGTagcaagaaaaagaaagaatcctAAGACAAGCCCAAATTTCTTTCAACGATACTTAGCTCATAAACGTGGAGAAAATCACATTTTAAACAAAAACAAAGGGAGAAATGAACAACTGAAATACCTCTTTTCTGGCAATAGGAGAGAACTTTGAAAAGCTCCAAAGTGCAGGTCGTGTCTTCCACAAGGATTGCCCCAACATCTAATCaatcaaaaaaacaaaaaatcaaaatcaaaacccAACAATTAAAACGTTGAATTATTGCCCAAAAAGTAAAAGAAGTCAGTGTGTACCAGAAGCTGAAGAGCTCGGTCGCAAGGCTGGTATTTTAAATCAGAAACTTTGTTTCAAAGATAAAAACTTTGGGATGCTTTGACTGAAATAGTTGAGGAGATGAAGATATAAGGTGTGTTAAGGGAATGTGAGGTTCCCAGGGTTTTGTCAAGGTTTTGAAATGATATGAACCGTCTGCAAACTATTTCCAAGGGAACTGTTATTTGTTAGCCGCACTAGCTAAAAAAGGGTGACAAAACATTATGATTCAAATTGAACCCTCATAAGTTTGGGCTTAATTTTAGGGCTTAATTTTAATGAATGTCTATCCAATATACTATTTAAACTTAGGGTTTAATAtttggcaaaaaaaaaaacttagggtTTAACATGTTATATGATACTTGAATTTTGTTTCAATGTTTAATTTAGTTCCTGAggtttttttcaatttcaaactTAAATTTGGCTTTAATATTCACTTTGGTACTCAATATATGCTCTAGTACttaattagaaaaataaagagtttGAACCTTATGTGTTAGTCTAATAGTTAGGGTGTTCACCACCACATAGATGACCTAAGTTCGAGTTACGCTAATTATGTTGCTATTAAAGAACTTGTAATGCATATAAATCTTAAAAAagaattttcttttttaatttttttaaattttaatagggACTTGTAAAATTCTCGGCTTTAAATTGTCTAAACTAGTAACTTTTATAGTCTTTCACAAAGTGCTCATAGACATCAGCGGATTTGCCATTAAACTAATGGCTTTTCTTTTATGTGTGTATTAAAAATAATCCATGAAATTAAAAGAGAACCGAAATATTGTGATTATGAACCGTGGAGGGTgttgcaaaatgataattttaaatgctTGATAGAGGTGCTCATGAATCTAGTTGAATCGGGTTTAagtatgatattaatatattttatgtttattcaaGTTCGGTCAAGTTAGAAATAtggacttaaaattttatttaaacccgTCCATATTTACAAAAGATTAACTCAAGCGCATTTTAAGCTTgtccatattatttttttaaaaagaatatttatattatagtattttaatatttaatagttttatattttttttatttattgaatattttatataattattttaacattattttaatgtttacattagagtaatattatatatttagtatgaatttatttttaatgcgttttaaattacataatatataaaaataacgtaatataaattattaaaaacttaaaaacCGACCTATATTTTAAACGGTCTATTTTCTTTGTCCAAGCTCATTTTCTGGcctaatatttttatccaaattctcTCAAATTTAGGACAAAGCTTCGAGCATGGGCAGATAACCTAGCACTTGAACTGGTGTAGTGCTCAGTAAATTTCAACAATTTCTTAGTTCTCAACCCATTTTAATTTCCAGAAATTAATCACTTTCAACAATCTTTGATGTTTAGATGAGTGTCTGAACATGTTTGTACTTCCAATCTCGACAAAGAAAAGGGATCATTCGTATTCAAAGTTTTCATGTTTACGCTTTTCATATATTGGTATTTCTGATAATTTTCATGTGATGCCCTAAATAAAAGACAttcgatttgattcaattttcgtatgataataactaaataaattaactaatttatacaaattaaaatataatccaACCAAATAAGATCAACTATATTTACCGGTTATTAAATACAAGTGAGTCCAACTATAATGATGAGAGGAACAGTTAAAAACGCATACTAATGAGGTTACATTGCCTGGAACATTGGTGAAAAAGTTCAAACTAAAATTCACCATATGATCTAGGAAGACATTtaattaagtataaaacatgcTAAGAAACAGTTCCATCGAAGATTCTCTATTAATTCATCTATTTCTTATTCTTATCAACACTTTCATTCTCTTATTTGAAATCCTATTCAATCTTCACAAACACTACAAAAAGGTCTCCATTTTGATTCATAAAATCATTAACCCAAAGCCACTACAGCAAAGAACTAATACTAGTCGATAACAAAGATCCTGACATATATACTGTTCACTTGCATGTTACCTTTGTGAGAATATGCGATGTGCATGCGTCGACAGTTGGGAGAAAGAGAGCTAAAGCTTGAAGCCGAAGGTGCGTTGGTTTAGGGCGTGAAAGACGATAATAGTGAAGCTGTGGAGGACGAAGAGATTATTGATCTGATGAAGTACGATGGTGGCGGACGAACGGTGGGTGTGTCGGGCTGTCGACAGTAGAAAGTTACCGGGTTTGGGAAATTAGGGATTATATCTGGATgttttgtttttactttttaggggtttttattaaattatttatgtaatataaattattttataattaaattaattgttaatTTACTATACT contains these protein-coding regions:
- the LOC108460641 gene encoding pentatricopeptide repeat-containing protein At2g26790, mitochondrial isoform X2, encoding MLGQSLWKTRPALWSFSKFSPIARKEMHYALDQLASSSSDEQEIIGTPNMNHFVNRVFELHRVEVVETLNTLREQPDKALSFFNRLKEDGFSHDVCTYASIIRILCQCCWERKLDSVLLEIIGREKHLGFKVMDLFEILEEGLEGEDSNLLVRLSNALVKAYVSVEMFDEVIDILFQTQRRGFIPHIFSCNFLMNRLICCGKVDMAIAVYQQLKRLGLKANDYTYGIMIKAFCRKGNFEKVVGIFQEMDEARVRPNAVAYTTYIEGLCMHGRTEFGYEVLKAWRESKIPLDDAFAYYVVIKGFCDEMKLEEAADVLFEAELHGIVLDTFPYGALIRGYCKCGNIDRALEVHDEMMSNGIKTNCVILSYILQSLCQMGRDFEAVNQFKKFTNFGIFLDEVCYNVVADALCKAGKVEEAVELLDEMKGKQISPDIINYTTLINGYCLQGKVEDAVNLFKEMLENGHKPDIVSFNVLVGGLARNGHARKAIGLLNHAEKQGLQCEIVMRNMIIKGLCIGGKVSEAEDFLDSLPDKCFENDAALVDGYIESRLTKKAFKLFLKLANQGFLVRKASCSKLLSSLCKDGENYKALMLLKVMSDLNVEPTKLMYSQLIGAFFKAGNCINAQLLFDQIFARRQTPDLVIYTIMISGYCKMNLLQEALLLFNNMNERGIKPDVITYTVLINSHLKLNLVSLSSPDAPQNKDKKIMDASTFWREMKDKEIEPDVVCYTVLIDYYCRTNNLWDAIRIFDQMIESGLEPDNATYMTLISGYCKRGYLARALNLFEEMYRRGIQPDMRTISTVDHCILKAKRVVRK
- the LOC108460641 gene encoding pentatricopeptide repeat-containing protein At2g26790, mitochondrial isoform X1 → MLGQSLWKTRPALWSFSKFSPIARKEMHYALDQLASSSSDEQEIIGTPNMNHFVNRVFELHRVEVVETLNTLREQPDKALSFFNRLKEDGFSHDVCTYASIIRILCQCCWERKLDSVLLEIIGREKHLGFKVMDLFEILEEGLEGEDSNLLVRLSNALVKAYVSVEMFDEVIDILFQTQRRGFIPHIFSCNFLMNRLICCGKVDMAIAVYQQLKRLGLKANDYTYGIMIKAFCRKGNFEKVVGIFQEMDEARVRPNAVAYTTYIEGLCMHGRTEFGYEVLKAWRESKIPLDDAFAYYVVIKGFCDEMKLEEAADVLFEAELHGIVLDTFPYGALIRGYCKCGNIDRALEVHDEMMSNGIKTNCVILSYILQSLCQMGRDFEAVNQFKKFTNFGIFLDEVCYNVVADALCKAGKVEEAVELLDEMKGKQISPDIINYTTLINGYCLQGKVEDAVNLFKEMLENGHKPDIVSFNVLVGGLARNGHARKAIGLLNHAEKQGLQCEIVMRNMIIKGLCIGGKVSEAEDFLDSLPDKCFENDAALVDGYIESRLTKKAFKLFLKLANQGFLVRKASCSKLLSSLCKDGENYKALMLLKVMSDLNVEPTKLMYSQLIGAFFKAGNCINAQLLFDQIFARRQTPDLVIYTIMISGYCKMNLLQEALLLFNNMNERGIKPDVITYTVLINSHLKLNLVSLSSPDAPQNKDKKIMDASTFWREMKDKEIEPDVVCYTVLIDYYCRTNNLWDAIRIFDQMIESGLEPDNATYMTLISGYCKRGYLARALNLFEEMYRRGIQPDMRTISTVDHCILKAKRVVRSKYF